The Lichenihabitans psoromatis genome contains a region encoding:
- a CDS encoding FMN-dependent NADH-azoreductase produces the protein MSTETMSSPTHTPRLLHVEASPRKQRSASLEVAAAFIAAWKTRHPEAVVDVLDVWTTDLPPFDGEALEAKYAGLEGRALSPAQTTVWAEIDALAERFRQASLIVLSVPMWNFGIPYRLKHLIDAISQKDILFTFDERGLKGMLGGRKAVVVDARGVGLGPDFPRDLDHQQSYMTAWLQMIGITDITHIEVEKTLMGAEVDHAARAKAREQAARLGATL, from the coding sequence ATGAGCACCGAGACGATGTCCAGCCCGACACACACGCCGCGTCTTCTGCATGTGGAAGCGTCGCCGCGCAAGCAGCGCTCCGCCTCGCTCGAGGTTGCGGCCGCCTTCATCGCAGCGTGGAAAACGCGCCATCCCGAGGCCGTGGTGGACGTGCTCGATGTGTGGACGACCGATCTGCCGCCCTTCGATGGCGAGGCGCTCGAGGCGAAATATGCCGGGCTCGAGGGGCGTGCGCTCAGCCCCGCGCAGACCACGGTCTGGGCCGAGATCGACGCGCTGGCGGAGCGGTTCCGGCAGGCCAGCCTCATCGTGTTGAGCGTGCCGATGTGGAATTTCGGCATTCCGTATCGTCTGAAACACCTGATCGACGCCATCTCGCAGAAGGACATCTTGTTTACCTTCGACGAGCGCGGCCTCAAGGGCATGCTGGGCGGACGCAAGGCTGTCGTTGTCGATGCGCGCGGCGTCGGGCTCGGCCCGGATTTCCCGCGCGATCTCGATCACCAGCAGAGCTACATGACGGCGTGGCTGCAGATGATCGGCATCACGGACATCACGCATATTGAGGTCGAGAAGACGCTGATGGGGGCCGAGGTGGACCATGCGGCGCGGGCCAAGGCGCGGGAGCAGGCCGCGCGGCTTGGAGCGACGCTCTAA
- a CDS encoding TetR/AcrR family transcriptional regulator → MASDCTALRSRPRDRIVASARDLFHRHGIRSVGVETIADAAGTNKMTLYRHFGSKDELIVECLQEVADDIQAMWVQLALDHPNDPMAQLHGWVLRGAECVLEDGRGCDLANAAIELTEEGHPARRIIEECKTEFRDKLASLCRSANVTQPELLADTLSLLLEGARVSRQSVGLEGPSAKFVRMSEAVIAAFARNSGGSAG, encoded by the coding sequence ATGGCATCGGATTGTACCGCGCTGCGATCACGGCCTCGCGACAGAATTGTCGCCAGTGCGCGGGATTTGTTCCACCGGCACGGCATCCGAAGTGTCGGCGTGGAAACGATCGCGGACGCGGCCGGCACCAACAAGATGACGCTTTATCGTCACTTCGGCTCGAAGGATGAGCTGATCGTCGAGTGTCTGCAAGAGGTTGCCGACGATATCCAGGCCATGTGGGTGCAACTCGCGCTCGATCATCCGAACGATCCCATGGCCCAACTCCACGGCTGGGTCCTTCGAGGAGCCGAATGCGTGTTGGAGGATGGCCGGGGCTGCGACCTCGCCAATGCGGCGATTGAACTCACCGAAGAGGGACATCCGGCCCGTCGCATCATCGAAGAATGCAAGACCGAGTTTCGCGACAAGCTCGCGAGTCTGTGCCGGTCCGCCAACGTGACGCAGCCAGAACTGCTGGCCGATACACTGTCGCTGTTGCTCGAAGGCGCGCGGGTGAGCCGGCAGAGCGTCGGGCTTGAAGGCCCGAGCGCGAAATTCGTCCGCATGAGCGAAGCCGTCATCGCGGCTTTCGCCAGGAACTCGGGCGGCTCCGCCGGCTGA